One window of Paenibacillus sp. FSL K6-3182 genomic DNA carries:
- the nagA gene encoding N-acetylglucosamine-6-phosphate deacetylase, with protein MNNKIVHNVQIVQPDAILPASTVWIRNGIIEKIENNHTPLSPLPEEEYELIDGNGQWLIPGMIDVHIHGANGFDMMDGSEASIQEVSRACAATGCTSFLATSVSSTMDELLAMVRSVKRVVGFEVGAKIAGLHLEGPYLNPKRKGMQNEKYLRHPHLGEMKQIFEEAVGLIKMVTIAPELPGGMELLSYLKEMEVIIAVAHSDATYEEAKLAFDAGASHVTHCFNGMRPIHHRDPGLVAAAFEADHVSIQAIVDGVHLHPAIVRLMHRIKGPENMVLITDALQAMGLGDGSYLFGGHQVTVTNGFAQLADGTLASSVVTMNEALRFTTETGISMLDAIQMASTTPARILGMDHMTGTIKTGLDADLVLMNEHFQVEWTMIKGNVI; from the coding sequence ATGAATAATAAAATAGTGCATAACGTTCAAATCGTTCAGCCTGATGCTATTTTGCCAGCTAGTACCGTCTGGATTAGAAATGGAATTATCGAAAAAATAGAAAATAATCATACTCCCCTTTCGCCTCTTCCAGAGGAGGAATATGAGCTTATAGATGGGAACGGGCAATGGTTAATCCCCGGCATGATCGATGTGCATATACATGGAGCTAACGGGTTCGATATGATGGATGGAAGCGAAGCGAGTATTCAAGAGGTTTCTCGGGCTTGTGCTGCAACCGGCTGCACCTCGTTTCTTGCTACATCAGTAAGCTCAACAATGGATGAATTATTAGCTATGGTTCGTAGTGTTAAACGAGTAGTTGGATTTGAGGTCGGCGCCAAAATTGCTGGACTTCATTTAGAGGGACCTTATCTGAATCCGAAGCGTAAAGGGATGCAAAATGAAAAGTATTTACGTCATCCGCATCTTGGTGAGATGAAGCAAATTTTCGAAGAAGCAGTTGGACTTATTAAAATGGTAACGATTGCCCCAGAATTACCCGGTGGAATGGAACTTCTCTCTTATTTGAAAGAAATGGAAGTTATCATTGCTGTCGCACATTCTGATGCAACGTATGAGGAAGCTAAGTTAGCATTTGATGCTGGAGCTAGCCATGTTACACATTGCTTTAATGGCATGCGGCCGATTCATCATCGAGATCCTGGGCTCGTCGCTGCTGCTTTTGAAGCAGATCATGTGAGTATTCAAGCCATAGTTGATGGAGTCCACCTCCATCCTGCTATAGTTCGTTTGATGCATCGCATTAAAGGACCCGAAAACATGGTACTGATCACAGATGCATTACAAGCCATGGGTTTAGGAGATGGCAGCTATCTCTTTGGCGGCCATCAAGTAACAGTAACCAATGGCTTTGCGCAGCTTGCGGATGGAACATTAGCCTCTAGTGTAGTTACAATGAATGAAGCACTCCGCTTCACGACCGAAACCGGTATTTCCATGCTCGACGCTATTCAAATGGCCTCAACGACTCCTGCTCGAATATTAGGTATGGATCATATGACAGGTACAATCAAAACAGGATTAGATGCCGATCTTGTTTTGATGAATGAACATTTCCAAGTAGAATGGACCATGATTAAAGGTAATGTTATTTGA
- a CDS encoding AraC family transcriptional regulator, translating into MELLYLFLKNQTDRNEGKLTKGWAFIERAIHYIHDSYQDHDLNNVSISKYVGVSTNHLSHLFKQQLGISIHKYVTHIRIEHAKLLIMEGKYTVTEISENVGYSSIYLFSRSFKAAVGITPSGFAGAQTKVIQL; encoded by the coding sequence TTGGAGCTGTTATATTTATTTTTAAAAAACCAAACGGATCGCAATGAAGGGAAATTGACTAAAGGCTGGGCATTCATTGAAAGAGCAATCCATTACATCCATGACAGCTATCAAGATCATGATTTAAATAATGTTTCTATAAGTAAATATGTCGGGGTGTCTACGAATCATTTGTCTCATTTGTTTAAGCAGCAGCTTGGGATATCCATTCATAAATATGTAACGCATATTAGAATTGAGCATGCAAAATTACTTATCATGGAAGGGAAGTATACCGTGACAGAAATTTCTGAAAATGTTGGTTACTCCAGCATATATTTATTTAGTCGTTCATTTAAAGCCGCTGTAGGCATAACGCCCAGTGGCTTTGCGGGTGCTCAAACTAAAGTCATTCAATTGTGA
- a CDS encoding alkaline phosphatase, which yields MKLVKKNGIKAAIVGTAATALLITSMISTQSPNQVEAATTKTKNVILFIGDGMGTAQRDAIRLATVGLKGNLAMDSMPYVGLLHTSSTVPVTDSAASATAYASGVKTYNGAIGMDANKVKIKTIMEYAKESGKSTGIVTTSQVTDATGAAFGAHVDERSKQSEIALQLLTQSKVDVILGGGEDFWYPAGEPGKFPDEPIEDPSEKSKGTQGNLVNKAKQLGYNYVTSKTEMQKVKKGKLLGLFANEEMFQQKPEGEGDIYNPVVSLAEMTKKAIDTLATNNKGFFLMVEEEGTDEFAHQNNAKMTIKAGQELDKSVQVAKDFAKKNPNTLVLVLADHETGGFSIEEVNADDESGDGISKEDGPFAVANSKFNFVVDWTTSGHTAVDIPITAMGPNAELFTGIYENTDVFHKLMQALGLKIKK from the coding sequence ATGAAACTTGTTAAAAAGAACGGAATTAAGGCCGCGATTGTAGGTACAGCAGCTACTGCCCTTCTGATTACGAGCATGATCAGTACACAATCGCCTAATCAAGTTGAAGCAGCTACTACAAAAACGAAAAATGTCATTTTGTTTATTGGCGATGGGATGGGAACGGCTCAACGTGATGCTATCCGCCTTGCTACCGTCGGCTTAAAAGGCAACCTCGCTATGGATTCGATGCCTTACGTAGGTTTGCTGCACACGAGCTCTACTGTTCCTGTAACCGATTCAGCTGCATCAGCTACGGCATATGCCAGCGGTGTGAAAACGTACAATGGTGCAATTGGAATGGATGCCAATAAAGTAAAAATAAAAACGATCATGGAATACGCCAAGGAATCTGGAAAATCAACTGGAATTGTAACAACAAGTCAAGTAACAGACGCTACGGGAGCTGCTTTCGGCGCACATGTTGATGAACGTTCTAAACAAAGTGAGATCGCTTTGCAGCTATTGACACAAAGCAAAGTTGACGTCATTCTCGGTGGAGGCGAAGATTTCTGGTATCCAGCTGGAGAGCCTGGTAAATTCCCAGATGAGCCGATCGAAGATCCTTCTGAAAAAAGCAAAGGAACACAAGGTAATCTCGTAAATAAAGCAAAACAATTAGGGTACAATTATGTTACAAGCAAAACAGAAATGCAAAAAGTGAAAAAAGGCAAGCTGCTTGGTCTATTCGCTAATGAAGAAATGTTCCAACAAAAGCCTGAAGGCGAAGGCGATATTTATAACCCAGTTGTGTCTCTAGCAGAGATGACTAAAAAAGCGATAGATACGCTCGCTACAAATAATAAAGGCTTTTTCCTAATGGTTGAGGAAGAAGGAACGGATGAGTTTGCTCACCAAAACAATGCCAAAATGACGATCAAAGCCGGTCAAGAATTGGATAAATCCGTTCAAGTCGCCAAAGATTTTGCCAAGAAAAACCCGAATACACTTGTCCTCGTATTAGCCGATCATGAAACTGGCGGTTTCTCCATCGAAGAAGTGAATGCCGATGATGAGTCCGGCGATGGAATTTCCAAAGAAGATGGTCCTTTCGCCGTTGCTAACAGCAAATTTAATTTTGTTGTGGATTGGACAACATCAGGCCATACTGCCGTAGATATTCCGATTACAGCTATGGGTCCAAATGCTGAGCTGTTTACTGGAATCTACGAAAATACAGATGTATTTCATAAACTCATGCAAGCTTTAGGACTTAAAATTAAAAAATAA
- a CDS encoding AraC family ligand binding domain-containing protein — translation MERSVTIAEVKVMDETWMNSISPFVRAVRMMTTSSLAGEWMDHDHVFTYIEQGEAEFFLSGVKYVAQEGDVLLMHPFMPHIIRSISDQPLIQYIFHFDLYYDEERSLLDFTTASKIHNTYIVDKEM, via the coding sequence ATGGAAAGAAGCGTTACGATAGCAGAGGTGAAGGTAATGGATGAGACTTGGATGAACAGCATATCGCCTTTCGTAAGGGCGGTGAGAATGATGACGACTTCATCCTTAGCCGGTGAATGGATGGATCACGATCATGTGTTTACCTATATCGAACAAGGTGAAGCTGAGTTTTTCTTGAGCGGTGTTAAATATGTTGCTCAAGAAGGCGATGTGCTGTTGATGCATCCTTTTATGCCTCACATTATTCGATCGATCTCTGATCAACCATTAATTCAATATATTTTTCATTTTGATCTATATTATGATGAGGAAAGAAGTTTATTGGATTTCACAACAGCTTCCAAAATTCATAATACTTACATTGTGGATAAGGAAATGTAG
- a CDS encoding DeoR/GlpR family DNA-binding transcription regulator, with amino-acid sequence MKILEYLKEHQTMSVMDICTHLGVSRDTARRDIVKLVQEGVVNRTHGGVASPQLQKELASYQERLIDETDSKIKIGLVAAKLIHDHETVILDVSTTVQAVAEQISAKNITAITQSIDIVRILSDRDDLQVYVLGGYLHVKNRLLYGPSVIEKLREMRADKVFIGAAAIQSDGLYYPFEEDAHIKKEMARRSDQVIAVADFTKFKNKSVYRLDFDYIDILITDQEVPSEIEEILDQKNITVICSEMNNKLEEENKDE; translated from the coding sequence TTGAAAATACTCGAATATTTAAAAGAACATCAAACGATGAGTGTCATGGATATTTGCACCCATCTCGGTGTATCAAGGGATACAGCTCGAAGAGATATCGTTAAATTAGTGCAAGAAGGTGTAGTCAATCGAACACATGGTGGAGTAGCCTCTCCTCAATTACAGAAGGAGCTTGCTTCCTATCAGGAACGGCTAATTGATGAGACAGATAGCAAAATCAAAATTGGATTGGTGGCAGCAAAGCTCATTCATGATCATGAGACGGTCATATTAGACGTTTCTACAACTGTTCAGGCTGTGGCCGAACAAATCTCCGCGAAAAATATTACAGCTATTACTCAGTCCATAGACATCGTAAGAATTCTCTCTGATCGAGATGATTTGCAAGTTTATGTACTCGGAGGTTATTTACACGTAAAGAACCGCTTGCTGTATGGTCCCTCCGTAATTGAAAAGCTTCGTGAAATGAGAGCTGATAAAGTGTTTATTGGCGCCGCTGCGATTCAATCAGATGGGCTCTACTACCCGTTTGAAGAGGATGCTCATATCAAAAAAGAGATGGCACGCAGATCAGACCAGGTTATCGCTGTAGCTGATTTTACGAAGTTTAAAAACAAGTCGGTTTATCGTTTAGATTTTGACTATATTGATATTTTAATTACCGATCAAGAAGTGCCTAGTGAAATAGAAGAAATACTTGATCAGAAAAATATAACAGTTATTTGCTCTGAGATGAACAACAAACTCGAGGAGGAAAATAAAGATGAATAA